One part of the Cyprinus carpio isolate SPL01 chromosome A25, ASM1834038v1, whole genome shotgun sequence genome encodes these proteins:
- the LOC109053656 gene encoding IQ and ubiquitin-like domain-containing protein: MSEPESETGSPEASCAAEQRMLQEVIQSDTEVHEDHEDAKSTHEIKVDVCTATDMLLQEENIADSTKDQRDQDDVNQQGSESNQTLSSSDVGSSTATVKILLMPERHMITVAFTIGLTILDLKKYFSLELRVPSDIIQITLDEKSVDDDQTLMDIGVQPHGMIQFEMSSLDPENYLMRPIKPQQEYNMPDVITVRVQTDTDLYQDVVVEIERATRRKAFLGGYCHKVTKAEYHHAAVQTMPKKRPDRGVEMYSRDTQTVELKNQDQQCSKNASTQMTKIGCYVSNMEDKLITPGTYITAGEYHNKRLRAVITLQSYVRRWLAKCFTNSLRQAKEQHLAWLENEKRRKKEEKEQQIRDEYHRRMNPESKADFDLLYNALKKWRIEEEERISVTLSGAEGKAALCSLLEQETQFISSIERHRMAAGTRNQDKAIQAFLNKCAEPKKWRAFDGKVTEMDTQFTLRSKELRDLYSSITQTQFTKDERLDVLLTLKHTVKEHSCKLTQDIVDLIDREVDLLMRGVKKCNLEGLRKRIATLFLQYIKTPAFNPQVSRFMQVPRDPANLKKNIYLCRGCNEYQSSTDFALKTNASAVGLCRRCMDLDNEARRREDFSLYKNILRCLRDSEAEYGPEAKITYLLQEQDLRYLVDVLWGAQSALSGWKDLHDLLLVRWEKHLDWSPWNCILLTKDEAAAHLKLEDIEKAYDVVVIRNVKQKHALARKYFSQIPAMAECLHDTEIQPAALSNLLVSKPITKATKQNR, translated from the exons ATGTCAGAGCCGGAGAGTGAAACTGGGAGTCCTGAAGCCAGTTGCGCCGCGGAGCAAAGGATGTTACAAGAAGTCATTCAGAGCGATACTGAAGTTCATGAAGACCACGAGGATGCTAAATCCACGCACGAGATCAAAGTGGACGTCTGTACAGCCACAGACATGCTTTTACAAGAAGAAAATATCGCGGATTCAACTAAAGACCAGAGAGACCAAGACGATGTAAACCAACAAGGAAGTGAATCCAACCAGACACTTTCATCCAGTGATGTCGGAAGCTCAACAGCAACTG TTAAAATCTTGCTGATGCCAGAGAGGCACATGATAACGGTGGCCTTCACTATTGGCCTCACAATCCTGGATCTGAAAAAATACTTCAGCTTAGAGCTGAGGGTCCCATCTGACATTATACAAATCACTCTAGACG AAAAAAGCGTGGATGATGACCAGACGCTAATGGACATTGGTGTGCAGCCACATGGGATGATCCAATTTGAGATGAGCTCACTAGACCCGGAGAATTACCTCATGAGGCCAATCAAACCACAACAGGAGTACAACATGCCGGATGTCATCACTGTCAGAGTGCAAACAG ACACAGACTTGTATCAGGACGTGGTGGTGGAGATCGAGAGAGCCACTCGACGGAAGGCGTTTCTGGGAGGATACTGTCACAAGGTGACTAAAGCAGAGTATCATCATGCTGCTGTACAGACGATGCCCAAGAAGAGGCCTGACAGGGGCGTTGAGATGTACAGCAGGGATACACAG ACGGTTGAGTTGAAGAACCAGGATCAGCAGTGCTCCAAGAACGCCTCGACTCAGATGACCAAAATCGGCTGTTATGTGTCCAACATGGAGGACAAACTCATCACCCCAGGGACTTACATCACTGCAGGAGAGTATCACAACAAGAGACTGAGAGCT GTCATTACACTACAGTCATATGTCAGGCGTTGGCTAGCCAAGTGTTTCACTAACAGCTTGAGACAGGCTAAAGAGCAGCATCTAGCATGGctagaaaatgaaaagagaaggaagaaagaggagaaagagcagcaaatcagagATGAATATCACCGCAGGATGAATCCAGAGTCAAAGGCAGATTTTGATCTGCTTTATAATGCCTTGAAAA AATGGAGGATAGAGGAAGAGGAACGCATCAGTGTCACCTTATCTGGTGCGGAGGGAAAGGCAGCGCTGTGTTCTCTACTGGAGCAAGAGACCCAGTTCATCTCCTCCATCGAAAGGCACAGGATGGCTGCAGGCACGAGGAACCAGGACAAGGCCATACAAGCCTTCCTCAACAAG TGTGCAGAGCCAAAGAAATGGCGTGCATTTGATGGAAAGGTGACGGAGATGGACACACAGTTTACTCTCAGATCTAAGGAGCTGCGAGACCTATACAGTAGCATTACCCAGACTCAGTTCACAAAGGATGAACGTCTGGATGTGCTTCTCACTCTCAAGCACACCGTAAAG GAACATAGTTGCAAGCTAACACAGGACATAGTGGACTTGATTGACAGGGAGGTGGACCTGCTGATGAGGGGCGTTAAAAAGTGCAACCTGGAGGGGTTGAGAAAGAGGATTGCCACCCTCTTCCTCCAGTACATCAAAACTCCTGCATTCAACCCTCAGGTGTCCAGATTTATGCAG GTGCCTCGGGATCCTGCCAACctgaaaaagaacatttatttgtgtCGTGGCTGTAATGAGTATCAGTCTTCCACTGACTTTGCTCTGAAGACTAATGCGTCTGCGGTTGGCCTCTGTCGCCGCTGCATGGATTTAGACAATGAGGCCCGTCGAAGAGAAGACTTCTCTCTTTACAAGAACATTCTCAGATGTCTGCGTGACTCTGAGGCTGAGTACGGCCCAGAAGCCAAAATCACTTACCTGCTGCAG GAGCAGGACCTGCGGTACCTTGTGGATGTGCTGTGGGGGGCTCAGTCTGCTTTGAGCGGCTGGAAAGACCTTCATGATTTACTGCTGGTGCGCTGGGAAAAGCATTTGGACTGGAGCCCATGGAACTGCATCCTCCTTACAAAGGACGAGGCGGCTGCACATCTCAAACTGGAGGATATTGAGAAG GCATACGATGTGGTAGTTATCCGTAATGTCAAGCAGAAACACGCATTGGCCAGAAAGTACTTCTCCCAGATTCCTGCGATGGCTGAATGTCTGCACGACACTGAGATACAGCCTGCTGCACTCAGCAACCTGCTGGTCTCCAAGCCCATCACCAAGGCGACCAAGCAGAATCGCTAA